In the Harmonia axyridis chromosome 3, icHarAxyr1.1, whole genome shotgun sequence genome, one interval contains:
- the LOC123675626 gene encoding uncharacterized protein LOC123675626, whose amino-acid sequence MNRLVLSATVLILLVSAALALKCYKCDSSSLSEFDDDCSFGRVMDKEYCPSRQGYVCAEYKFKYTVLNVTMYETTRGCEKIIKGNMCEAERLEAKKFFYGLIKLRSCYICDKDLCNGVIRKRY is encoded by the exons atgaatcgCTTAGTTCTTAGTGCAACGGTATTAATACTTTTGGTATCAGCAG CTCTTGCTTTGAAATGCTACAAATGTGATTCGTCATCCCTCTCAGAATTCGATGATGACTGTTCTTTTGGAAGGGTTATGGATAAAGAATATTGCCCATCGAGACAAGGCTATGTATGCGCTGAATACAAGTTCAAAT ACACTGTCCTCAATGTAACCATGTACGAAACTACCCGAggatgtgaaaaaattattaaagggAATATGTGCGAAGCAGAAAGACTGGAagcgaagaaatttttttacgGCTTAATAAAGTTGAGGAGTTGTTACATTTGCGATAAAGATCTGTGTAATGGAGTTATAAGGAAAAGATACTAA
- the LOC123675625 gene encoding fatty-acid amide hydrolase 2-A-like isoform X1, whose product MSRKFVFMKGEFLDRSFGDINRKCNSITFRKTIGKTMFAAYCLKAVIFIILKIIWVAFIPLNIIRLFYKRKICPPVTNDILLLPATILAEKIRNRELSSETVVRSYIERISEVNPLLNAVIEDRFEQALEEAKDVEHTLNSFSSVKELKKKYPLLGVPFTVKGSLAVRGLDHSCGVKMKQKEALNNAATVQKLIDAGAIPLLVSNTPEFCLNWETTNKLIGTTNNPYDTRKTVGGSSGGEGALMSAAASVIGIGSDVAGSLRIPMHYCGVWGHKPSPKIISIEGHYPSCPEEEWPEFFHVGPISRYASDLSEVFELLVEPNMKSKLKQPGDLRKLKVYYLKEIKNCIVYSANEDTKRAVEKVVNYFNNYTVNSMAKEVNGDLFKFSSEYSYIRLLLMNNVDNLFKGKGEGAHMELLRFFCCQSQSVFTSIAYGLLRWWLWALPEFYKQKTFNDLESLKTQILEFLDDESVLIIPTFSKEAGFHGDVYKRLFDYGYCGIFNALGLPSTDCPVMQTAEGMPIGIQVVGAPYCDRLCLAVAREIEKAFGGWKPPTLSVNGQHKH is encoded by the exons ATGTCAAGAAAATTTGTGTTCATGAAAGGTGAATTTCTGGATCGATCTTTTGGAGATATAAATCGCAAATGTAATTCGATAACTTTTCGAAAAACTATTG gaaAAACAATGTTTGCTGCTTACTGCCTCAAAGCTGTAATTTTcattattctgaaaattatttGGGTGGCTTTTATACCATTGAACATAATAAGGTTATTTTATAAACGAAAAATTTGTCCCCCCGTAACGAATGACATTCTCCTCCTACCTGCTACCATCTTGGCTGAAAAAATTAGGAACAGAGAG CTTTCTAGTGAGACTGTAGTAAGATCatatattgaaagaatttctGAAGTAAACCCCTTGTTGAATGCTGTGATAGAAGACAGATTTGAACAAGCTCTGGAAGAAGCAAAGGATGTAGAACACACTTTGAATAGTTTTTCCTCGGTGAaggagttgaagaaaaaatatccctTGCTGGGAGTTCCTTTCACTGTAAAAG gAAGTCTTGCAGTACGAGGATTGGATCATTCCTGTGGAGTAAAAATGAAGCAGAAAGAAGCCTTGAATAATGCTGCCACTGTACAAAAACTGATAGATGCTGGAGCAATTCCTTTATTGGTTTCAAACACTCCAGAATTTTGTCTCAACTGGGAAACCACAAACAAACTTATAGGAACAACCAACAATCCCTACGATACAAGAAAAACCGTTGGTGGTTCCTCAGGAGGTGAG GGAGCTCTGATGAGCGCAGCAGCCTCAGTTATCGGAATTGGCTCTGATGTGGCTGGATCTCTACGTATTCCTATGCACTACTGTGGTGTTTGGGGACATAAACCATCACCAAAAATAATATCCATAGAAGGTCATTATCCTAGCTGTCCGGAGGAAGAATGGCCTGAATTTTTTCACGTGGGACCGATAAGCCGATATGCCTCTGATTTGTCAGAGGTCTTTGAACTACTGGTCGAGCCTAACATGAAAAGTAAACTAAAGCAACCT GGGGATTTGAGAAAATTGAAGGTGTATTATTTGAAGGAAATCAAGAATTGTATTGTATACAGTGCTAACGAAGATACAAAGAGGGCGGTAGAAAAAGTGGTGAactatttcaataattatacTGTGAATTCTATGGCTAAAGAA GTTAATGGTGATCTCTTCAAATTTTCTTCAGAATACTCTTATATAAGATTGCTTTTGATGAACAATGTTGACAACCTATTCAAAGGAAAGGGAGAAGGTGCACATATGGAGCTATTACGTTTTTTTTGTTGTCAATCACAATCAGTATTCACATCGATTGCTTATGGACTTTTAAGATGGTGGCTTTGGGCTTTACCAGAATTTTATAAACAGAAAACGTTCAACGATCTGGAGAGTCTTAAGACACAGATTTTAGAGTTTCTGGACGATGAAAGTGTTTTAATAATACCCACTTTCAGCAAGGAAGCTGGTTTTCATGGTGATGTGTACAAAAGACTGTTCGATTATGGATATTGTGGTATTTTCAATGCCTTAGGATTACCATCTACCGATTGCCCTGTTATGCAAACAGCAGAAGGGATGCCTATAGGAATTCAA GTTGTTGGAGCACCTTATTGTGATCGACTCTGCTTGGCTGTTGCTAGAGAAATCGAGAAGGCATTTGGTGGCTGGAAGCCACCGACTCTTTCAGTTAACGGGCAACATAAACattga
- the LOC123675625 gene encoding fatty-acid amide hydrolase 2-A-like isoform X2 has protein sequence MFAAYCLKAVIFIILKIIWVAFIPLNIIRLFYKRKICPPVTNDILLLPATILAEKIRNRELSSETVVRSYIERISEVNPLLNAVIEDRFEQALEEAKDVEHTLNSFSSVKELKKKYPLLGVPFTVKGSLAVRGLDHSCGVKMKQKEALNNAATVQKLIDAGAIPLLVSNTPEFCLNWETTNKLIGTTNNPYDTRKTVGGSSGGEGALMSAAASVIGIGSDVAGSLRIPMHYCGVWGHKPSPKIISIEGHYPSCPEEEWPEFFHVGPISRYASDLSEVFELLVEPNMKSKLKQPGDLRKLKVYYLKEIKNCIVYSANEDTKRAVEKVVNYFNNYTVNSMAKEVNGDLFKFSSEYSYIRLLLMNNVDNLFKGKGEGAHMELLRFFCCQSQSVFTSIAYGLLRWWLWALPEFYKQKTFNDLESLKTQILEFLDDESVLIIPTFSKEAGFHGDVYKRLFDYGYCGIFNALGLPSTDCPVMQTAEGMPIGIQVVGAPYCDRLCLAVAREIEKAFGGWKPPTLSVNGQHKH, from the exons ATGTTTGCTGCTTACTGCCTCAAAGCTGTAATTTTcattattctgaaaattatttGGGTGGCTTTTATACCATTGAACATAATAAGGTTATTTTATAAACGAAAAATTTGTCCCCCCGTAACGAATGACATTCTCCTCCTACCTGCTACCATCTTGGCTGAAAAAATTAGGAACAGAGAG CTTTCTAGTGAGACTGTAGTAAGATCatatattgaaagaatttctGAAGTAAACCCCTTGTTGAATGCTGTGATAGAAGACAGATTTGAACAAGCTCTGGAAGAAGCAAAGGATGTAGAACACACTTTGAATAGTTTTTCCTCGGTGAaggagttgaagaaaaaatatccctTGCTGGGAGTTCCTTTCACTGTAAAAG gAAGTCTTGCAGTACGAGGATTGGATCATTCCTGTGGAGTAAAAATGAAGCAGAAAGAAGCCTTGAATAATGCTGCCACTGTACAAAAACTGATAGATGCTGGAGCAATTCCTTTATTGGTTTCAAACACTCCAGAATTTTGTCTCAACTGGGAAACCACAAACAAACTTATAGGAACAACCAACAATCCCTACGATACAAGAAAAACCGTTGGTGGTTCCTCAGGAGGTGAG GGAGCTCTGATGAGCGCAGCAGCCTCAGTTATCGGAATTGGCTCTGATGTGGCTGGATCTCTACGTATTCCTATGCACTACTGTGGTGTTTGGGGACATAAACCATCACCAAAAATAATATCCATAGAAGGTCATTATCCTAGCTGTCCGGAGGAAGAATGGCCTGAATTTTTTCACGTGGGACCGATAAGCCGATATGCCTCTGATTTGTCAGAGGTCTTTGAACTACTGGTCGAGCCTAACATGAAAAGTAAACTAAAGCAACCT GGGGATTTGAGAAAATTGAAGGTGTATTATTTGAAGGAAATCAAGAATTGTATTGTATACAGTGCTAACGAAGATACAAAGAGGGCGGTAGAAAAAGTGGTGAactatttcaataattatacTGTGAATTCTATGGCTAAAGAA GTTAATGGTGATCTCTTCAAATTTTCTTCAGAATACTCTTATATAAGATTGCTTTTGATGAACAATGTTGACAACCTATTCAAAGGAAAGGGAGAAGGTGCACATATGGAGCTATTACGTTTTTTTTGTTGTCAATCACAATCAGTATTCACATCGATTGCTTATGGACTTTTAAGATGGTGGCTTTGGGCTTTACCAGAATTTTATAAACAGAAAACGTTCAACGATCTGGAGAGTCTTAAGACACAGATTTTAGAGTTTCTGGACGATGAAAGTGTTTTAATAATACCCACTTTCAGCAAGGAAGCTGGTTTTCATGGTGATGTGTACAAAAGACTGTTCGATTATGGATATTGTGGTATTTTCAATGCCTTAGGATTACCATCTACCGATTGCCCTGTTATGCAAACAGCAGAAGGGATGCCTATAGGAATTCAA GTTGTTGGAGCACCTTATTGTGATCGACTCTGCTTGGCTGTTGCTAGAGAAATCGAGAAGGCATTTGGTGGCTGGAAGCCACCGACTCTTTCAGTTAACGGGCAACATAAACattga